TTATCCTTTTCACGTACGGTACATGCCGTGCCATTGGGATTACATGACAAGTTAAGCACACGCGAGTAATTATGATACGGGCCTGGCCATGCTGCGTTTTCCCAGTTCTGTTCCGCTACAAACATACGATCCCCTGTCACACCCGCAACAACGGCAACATGACCGTATGGAAAGCCATTGGGTTGCCGTGGGTAAATCAACAAATCCCCCACACGCGGCTTAGAGTTTGCAGATGTTGCATTTCCGTTATGATATTTGAGTAATGGTTTCCGCTTTTGACCATTGAGCAGTTGAATATCTTTAAGATCCCAAATGTCAGCTGCTCCATCTACAGAACCAAAAGTGGCTGGTTGTGGTGTACCTCGAAGCATCCAATACCGTCGGGCATATTCCACGCATTGCCATTGCATACCATATATGGGTGGAACCGCATGAGGGTCCACGCGACCAGCCGGTATCCGTATGTCTTCCACCTTGACAGTGTTCCAAAGTTCTGCTGTGCAACTATCACTGTTGCAATTGCTCATAGCTGGAACTCCGTTGTAAATTCCCAACACATTACCAAAAGGGGCCGAGCAATTCTGTTGGCAGCCCACTGAAAGACTCCCAGTGTTTGTACTCACCGTATCTTTACTATTTTCCGCGCGAGGGACCTTCATAAGGCAGAGAATGATGACAACTCCCACAGCAAATGAGGCGCCTGCGTAAAGCTTATATGAGTCGAAGTTTCTTGCCTCACCCTCACGTTGTAAAAGAGGTCTGGCGGTGCCTGCTTTCCTCGCCGCCATTGCTTCAATTTACACGATACctcgggggagggggaggggcaAAATTAAACTCGATAAACAGGCGAAAAGGGAGTaatgaagaagacgaagGAATTATTTGGTTTATGAACTGTGAGGCTGTATAAATGAACTATTATCCACTATTTCGTACCCCAATCACGCGTGTGCTCACAGCAGgtactttctttccttccccccttttttagttaatttgtttcctttttacctCCTAATTACGGGATGGAGTTTCTGTATTTGCTCCCGCTGACTTGTCAGTGAATGAGTATTTGGGACCTTTCAAAGCTGAATAGAagagcaacaaaacaaaacaaaacaaaatgtatAACTCACGAAAAGAAGTCACGTTGTGCGACGTAGCTCCTCAATTGTTTGACAATAATAGATGGCATCACCATATTAAGCAGCAgtaaggaaataaaaaataatttgaagtaataaaaaaataaaggtagaaaaaatagaaaaataaaaatgtttTCAACACCGTATCGCAGTTGCTTTACGTTTCGTTgcacctttcctttctttccccttcctgcCTCTCCACAGTTGTCTGTATTTTTATGCTAAATTTcgtctactttttttttgtgacccGCTTCTCGTTCCCACCAATCACTTGCTCGTATGGCTTCCCTAGAACtagatttttttaaaaatattaccctagttaattaattaatttaaatatatttgcgTTTTTAAAGAAGGAACCGTTTGGTGGGGAGCGACACCAACTGGCTGGCACATTACCCTCATAACCGGCTTTGCGCTCCACTTCTTCACCGTCGCcgttgtcgttgtttctAAATACGCAACATATAAAACAACGTGGACGAAAGGAGGgtaaaatcaaaacaaatttTGCGCGGAGAATCATCAATTGATGCGAAGCGAAGGCCAAATGCTTTGAAAAAGTGTGACAACGACACCAAACATATAAAATATGCTTAAATTGCTCCTCGaaaaataagataaaaaTAGGAAACTATGGGAGGAACAAGAACATCACCTTCCCCCTGTTTTCCTAGAATCCACCTACCTGTCACCAGAAGTTACCAACTGATGAAATTACTTGCCGTTTTTGTTAAGAAAGTCACTAgtagaggaaaacaaaacagaaaaaaaaacgatcaATCGAACTGATCTTATTCATACCGCACCCACCCCTGCACTGTGACATTATCCTTTTCACGTACGGTACATGCCGTGCCATTGGGATTACATGACAAGTTAAGCACACGCGAGTAATTATGATACGGGCCTGGCCATGCTGCGTTTTCCCAGTTCTGTTCCGCTACAAACATACGATCCCCTGTCACACCCacaacaacggcaacatGACCGCATGGAAAACCATTGGGTTGCCGTGGGTAAATCAACAAATCCCCCACACGCGGCTTAGAGTTTGCAGATGTTGCATTTCCGTTATGATATTTGAGTAATGGTTTCCGCTTTTGACCATTGAGCAGTTGAATATCTTTAAGATCCCAAATGTCAGCTGCTCCATCTACAGAACCAAAAGTGGCTGGTTGTGGTGTACCTCGAAGCATCCAATACCGTCGGGCATATTCCACGCATTGCCACTTTAAGCCGCTTTGGTAACTGGTTCCAGCCACTGTGACGTTGTTATACGTAGTGGTATTCTCTGTTGCACCACAGTTGCTGTAAGAGAAGACGCCCTCATGTGCGCCAAGAATAGCATCGACTGGATTGAGGCAATGTTTTTCCACTTTGCCGCTGCCTTCGGGGTAGCGAATGCCAGAGTAAAGCACGCCAAAGGcaatgaaagaaataaaaagaagaacgagTACGCCAAATGTCCAAGCGAATATCGCCTGGGCAATTGAGCATAGGCGTTTTATACCACGCTTCCGGTTGTTGAAAGAACCATTAATGGCTCCATCATTGGTTTCTGGGACATCGTGAGGATCTTTTTCGTTAGATGAAAGTCGATTAGTCTTCGATGTTACCGCTGGCTCTCTTTCCATGCAGTTAGCTTattttgcttcccttttttactttgacTCCTCTTTACGTCACCAATGGGCAGGGCGTCTTCTTCCTTTAGGTGAGAATTAATTTGCCGCTGCGGTACCGCGTTGAAGAAGCGCGCTGTAATATGCTTAAATGAGTAAAAATGACGAACACAATCTAAGAGAGTGTGCTGTGGCACTTCAAATAcccttgttgctttttttttttaaaaaaaccttGTAATGGTTGTTTGGTTACGTACGCTAATTCCTTAGTGATCACTTAGGTGCAGACAATCAGAGATGGGCGGTGCACCACAGCCGAGTTAGTATATATTTTATCCTTAATTGCGAGAttctaaaaaagaaaacaacaacagcagcagatgtGTGACTGAGGCACAAGAGATTGAAAGGAAAGCCACATATTGCGTCAGAGTCATTGacaaggggggggggaagggtaGCAGGAGATCTATAACGGAATCAACTCCCGTTATTTCCCCatgcattttattttattattattgttgtcgcTGTCGTTACTATTGACGCCATCAAGAAGAGCAGTGGAAAAACACATGTGCTGAAGTGAAGACGATCTCAATAGAACTAATTCTAGCGGCAGAGAACAGTATTTACCCATCTGCAGTGATATCATGGTGAACAAGGGGGTAAGAAGAAAGCTCTTCCAACGTTTCACACTCGTAAGCCCCTTCTGTTCTGCTCCTTCTTTATCGCTGCTtgcaaaagacaaaaataaaccaacGACTATTCATTCTGCATTATTTTCTTATGTTTAAAGTTCTTCTTTCGGTATTACACGTTCGTGGGCAAATATCAATTCCACTTACCCCATAAGCTGATCACGCACACACTCACGACTCATCTCCAACCCTGAGCGTAATTGCAGAAGCAACTGCGTGGCTGACCGATGGACCGAATCCCCGCACCGGGATTTCCCTCGGATGCGCGGTGTAGAAACTCATGCAAAAATGATCTTttatcccccccccctcataTTCCCCGAAGCCGTGTCCACAGTTTTAACAGCTCTTTTCCACTTCGCGTGTTATTTTCACAGGTCGCCACGGTGCACGTTTTATCACTGTTCAGCACCATCCACCATCTTCTCAGTTTCCTCCTTGTCCTCATGAACTTCCCCAACTGGCGTTGTACCGAGGGCCCGCTTCGCCAGCAGTTGCTTCTGAACCTCCTCAGGCAGTTGGCGAAACCAGTAATCAAGAATGCCTTTAGAGAACCTAACAATATGAGGTGGAAAACCATCAGATAGGAATTGGCCCACAGCCACCCCAATCTTGGTGCCTATAAGTTGTTTCAGGGTAACGTTTGCACTCGCCAAGGAGGAAAGTAAGGAAACAATACGTTCCTCGTTTGCGATGCTAACCTCAACAACGTCACCGTTCAGACATTCCATGTACGTCTCTGTAAGTTCCTTCCCTGTAGTTTCTAAAGTTGCGTTCGTCACATCATGACGGCTCTTGCGCAGCATATCCACAACATAAGCTACGTCGTCGTCTGCAGATGCGGCAGatccttcccttcccacaGTGTCGTACGTTGCATTAGGGAGGTCTCTATCATCTTCACGGCCTCGTTTCCTTTCGGTACGTTTGCCGTACTCATCATCACTGGAGCCACCAGCGAACTCGGACTCGGAGCTGTCGCCACCAAAGTCCCTCAGAGTCTTgatttttcgcttttttctgTGGCGCCGCccactttcctcactttttgTCTCCTTCCTTGAGATGTGATGACGTCCTTCGTCTTCTTTCCGCCTTTCTTCCACATGCTTTGATGCACCTCTTCTTAACGATAGTTTCCGTCGTTGCGGTGCTTCAACCGCTTTTTGCTCTCCGCCGTCGGCGAATTCCGTTTTTACACCTCTAACCCTCCGTTCATTTGCTTCTCCAGCTTGTGCCTTGAGTTGTTCTTCATATAGTTGTATCGCCTCTTCGATTGCGACCGCGCAGCTCGCGTCtaactttccttcttccatcATTCCCTCATCTCGATCCGGAAGAAAATATCTAATTTGCCCCTCATCTTCGCTGTTGGCGGCTGAGAGAGTGAGGGAATCGCGAGGAAGACAACAAACCCACACGTCTGACCCCTCAGGCAGTGTTATGTCCCTGACCTCGTCGGGGTCCATGACAAAACCCGGCCACCAGGGGAATCGATCCTGTTTCAACCACACAAGGGTCCCTGGAGCAAATGATggaatcattttttttcttttccccccgtGGCTGGATGGGTTCAAAATGATGTCCCGACTGGTGTGCACATGTTTTACCCGATAATTGTAATATATgtaatgtatatataaacatatatatatatatatacgtatacgtggtggtggtgggggagggggggaggtGAGTAAAGtatgagaggaaaaaaaaagaaaaagaaaaggagaaagaacaGAGGAGTTGAGAGACACTGACTTGTGAAAAGTAAACTCAAATAAAGCAGGATGGGACCAGGAACTGGAAAACGTGCAGGGGTAAAGGGAGTTAATCTACTGCTCCACCTCGTT
This is a stretch of genomic DNA from Trypanosoma brucei gambiense DAL972 chromosome 2, complete sequence. It encodes these proteins:
- a CDS encoding D-alanyl-glycyl endopeptidase-like protein,putative; this encodes MAARKAGTARPLLQREGEARNFDSYKLYAGASFAVGVVIILCLMKVPRAENSKDTVSTNTGSLSVGCQQNCSAPFGNVLGIYNGVPAMSNCNSDSCTAELWNTVKVEDIRIPAGRVDPHAVPPIYGMQWQCVEYARRYWMLRGTPQPATFGSVDGAADIWDLKDIQLLNGQKRKPLLKYHNGNATSANSKPRVGDLLIYPRQPNGFPYGHVAVVAGVTGDRMFVAEQNWENAAWPGPYHNYSRVLNLSCNPNGTACTVREKDNVTVQGWVRYE
- a CDS encoding D-alanyl-glycyl endopeptidase-like protein,putative, whose amino-acid sequence is MEREPAVTSKTNRLSSNEKDPHDVPETNDGAINGSFNNRKRGIKRLCSIAQAIFAWTFGVLVLLFISFIAFGVLYSGIRYPEGSGKVEKHCLNPVDAILGAHEGVFSYSNCGATENTTTYNNVTVAGTSYQSGLKWQCVEYARRYWMLRGTPQPATFGSVDGAADIWDLKDIQLLNGQKRKPLLKYHNGNATSANSKPRVGDLLIYPRQPNGFPCGHVAVVVGVTGDRMFVAEQNWENAAWPGPYHNYSRVLNLSCNPNGTACTVREKDNVTVQGWVRYE